A genomic segment from Saprospiraceae bacterium encodes:
- the trpA gene encoding tryptophan synthase subunit alpha yields MNRLDQLFTQKRDHILNIYFTAGYPALADTSTIIYALEKAGVDLIEIGMPYSDPLADGPTIQESGQQALANGMTLPILFEQIAELRKQSNIPLILMGYFNQVMQYGEEAFVKKCIAVGIDGVILPDLPIYEYEQYYQTLFEKEGLHVSFLITPQTSEERVKKIDDLAKGFIYMVSNSSITGAKSTISANQLSYFNRINGLQLKNPRLIGFGISNHETFETACQYANGAIIGSAYIKMLANAENIEKETLAFVQKIKGEIPSSLQSSLA; encoded by the coding sequence ATGAATCGATTAGACCAATTATTTACACAGAAAAGGGATCATATACTAAATATCTATTTTACAGCTGGTTACCCCGCTTTAGCAGATACTTCCACCATTATTTATGCCCTCGAAAAGGCAGGTGTAGATTTGATAGAAATCGGCATGCCTTATTCTGATCCCCTAGCCGATGGCCCCACCATTCAGGAAAGTGGACAACAGGCACTGGCTAATGGTATGACCTTGCCAATTTTATTTGAGCAAATTGCCGAGTTGCGGAAACAGTCCAACATTCCACTTATTTTGATGGGCTACTTCAATCAGGTGATGCAATACGGTGAAGAAGCTTTTGTGAAAAAATGCATAGCGGTAGGGATTGATGGCGTGATCCTCCCTGATCTCCCCATCTACGAATATGAGCAATATTACCAGACCTTATTCGAAAAAGAAGGCCTGCATGTTAGCTTTTTAATTACACCCCAAACGAGCGAAGAAAGGGTCAAGAAAATTGATGACCTAGCCAAAGGTTTTATCTATATGGTCTCCAATTCTTCCATTACAGGAGCAAAAAGCACGATATCCGCCAATCAGTTGTCCTATTTTAACCGAATCAATGGATTACAATTAAAAAATCCACGACTGATAGGTTTTGGCATTTCTAACCACGAAACCTTTGAAACCGCCTGTCAATATGCCAATGGCGCCATTATTGGCAGCGCCTACATTAAGATGTTAGCGAATGCGGAAAACATTGAAAAGGAAACTTTAGCATTTGTCCAAAAAATAAAAGGTGAAATCCCTTCAAGCCTTCAATCTTCGCTTGCTTAG
- a CDS encoding RNA polymerase sigma factor, with translation MNIPALIEKCKKRNEQAEKELFFRFAPKILSICRRYTADEGLAQDYLQECFMTLFKNIKQYQPEKGPFEGWMYRLCTNRILQEFRKTKREPALEFWEELPDQELPEEQFEFIEEELLLSAVRQLPVGYREVLNLAIFEGWSHQEIAIRLGITESTSRSQLSRAKKMLKQFLQPLISTNYEKRLA, from the coding sequence ATGAACATCCCAGCATTAATTGAGAAATGTAAAAAGCGAAATGAGCAGGCGGAAAAAGAACTCTTTTTCCGCTTCGCTCCCAAAATTCTGAGCATTTGTCGGAGATATACCGCTGATGAAGGCCTGGCACAGGATTATTTACAAGAATGTTTTATGACTCTTTTTAAAAACATCAAACAATACCAGCCAGAAAAGGGACCCTTTGAGGGCTGGATGTATCGGCTCTGCACCAATAGGATCCTGCAAGAATTTAGAAAAACAAAGCGGGAACCCGCCCTTGAGTTTTGGGAAGAATTGCCGGACCAAGAATTACCAGAGGAACAATTTGAATTCATCGAGGAGGAACTGTTGCTAAGTGCGGTGCGCCAATTGCCAGTGGGGTATAGGGAAGTACTCAATTTAGCCATTTTTGAAGGCTGGAGTCACCAGGAAATCGCCATCCGCCTGGGGATCACCGAAAGTACCTCCCGCTCCCAACTAAGTCGAGCAAAAAAGATGTTAAAACAGTTTCTTCAACCCCTAATATCCACGAATTATGAAAAAAGATTGGCTTGA
- a CDS encoding penicillin acylase family protein — protein MTKRKLNLFFFLFLFLPFGQTQSEQINIAGLNAPVEIIVDEWGVPHIYAQNEEDLFFAQGYNAARDRLFQLEVWRRQATGTVAELLGPRELKRDIGTRLFQFRGDLKQEMNHYHERGALIITAFTNGVNAYIDQVLKDPTLLPMEFKLLNTKPQKWTPEVVISRHQGLLGNIGDELEIGRLVALVGAEKAKNLSWFHPGQPQLEIDAKINKERLFDDILELYNAYRRPLRFQPEDLIASVQTPWEDYRHLAQVDEEAYQQAMKNDINTIGSNNWIVNGDHTLSGYPIMANDPHRSQAAPSLRYITHLVAPGWNVIGGGEPEIPGISIGHNEHGAWGLTVFGTDAEDLYVYQLNPQNPDQYWYKGAWENMRVIKETIPVKGQKNVVVDLKYTRHGPVTFQDETHHIAYAIRCGWLEIGGSPYLASLRMNQSENFEEFRAACNYSNIPGENMIWADRAGNIGWQTVGIAPIRRHWSGLVPVPGDGSYEWDGYLPIIAKPNVYNPPSGMFYTANANVTPNDFPYMDAIGFSWSDPYRQSRLAEMLNNGRRHSLMDMASYQTDYLSIPARQIIPLLKPLQLKAEALQKAQQLLLDWDFQLQPHSIAAGIYNAWEKSIRDNMEELLIPEKARPYASLQMKKIIDHLVLPDGQFGEDPIASRDALLIRSLEEAIAALQKKLGMDMNKWQYGQAAYKHVTLKHPMSNALKADLRSKFDVGPAPRGGNSQTVNNTSSNDNQSHGASFRIIVDTGDWDACLAANTPGQSGNPDHPHYRNLFDLWAKDRYFPLFFSKTKVESVLEYRINLVPN, from the coding sequence ATGACAAAACGAAAGCTTAACCTGTTCTTTTTTCTTTTCCTTTTCTTGCCATTTGGTCAAACACAATCCGAACAGATCAATATCGCTGGCTTAAACGCCCCCGTCGAGATCATCGTAGACGAATGGGGCGTCCCTCATATCTATGCGCAAAATGAAGAAGACCTCTTTTTTGCTCAAGGGTATAATGCTGCCAGAGACAGGTTGTTCCAATTGGAAGTGTGGCGCAGACAAGCCACCGGCACCGTAGCCGAATTATTGGGACCGAGGGAATTGAAACGAGACATTGGGACGCGATTGTTTCAATTTCGTGGAGATCTCAAGCAAGAGATGAACCACTACCACGAAAGAGGAGCCCTCATTATTACTGCTTTTACCAATGGGGTGAATGCCTATATCGACCAGGTATTAAAAGACCCGACCTTATTGCCGATGGAGTTTAAATTATTAAACACCAAGCCTCAAAAATGGACACCAGAAGTCGTTATTTCCCGACACCAAGGCCTTTTAGGAAACATTGGCGATGAATTGGAAATTGGCCGCCTAGTTGCCTTGGTGGGTGCCGAAAAAGCCAAAAACTTGTCTTGGTTTCACCCTGGCCAACCCCAGCTTGAAATAGATGCTAAAATCAATAAAGAAAGATTGTTTGATGATATCCTCGAATTGTATAACGCCTATCGGCGGCCCCTTCGGTTTCAGCCCGAAGACCTGATCGCTAGCGTCCAAACCCCCTGGGAGGATTATCGCCACCTCGCTCAGGTAGACGAAGAGGCTTATCAGCAGGCCATGAAAAATGATATTAACACCATAGGAAGCAATAATTGGATTGTTAATGGAGACCATACCTTAAGTGGATATCCTATCATGGCCAACGATCCACACCGTTCACAGGCAGCCCCCTCCTTGCGCTACATCACCCATCTTGTCGCCCCAGGTTGGAATGTGATAGGCGGCGGAGAACCAGAGATCCCTGGCATTTCCATTGGGCATAATGAACACGGCGCATGGGGACTGACCGTCTTCGGAACGGATGCAGAGGACCTGTACGTCTACCAATTGAATCCACAAAATCCTGACCAGTATTGGTACAAAGGGGCTTGGGAAAACATGCGGGTCATTAAGGAGACCATTCCTGTAAAGGGACAAAAAAACGTTGTTGTGGACCTGAAGTATACCCGCCATGGCCCCGTTACCTTCCAGGATGAAACCCACCATATTGCCTATGCTATCCGTTGTGGATGGCTCGAAATCGGCGGCTCTCCCTATTTGGCTAGCTTGCGAATGAATCAATCTGAAAATTTCGAAGAATTTAGGGCCGCATGCAATTACAGCAACATTCCTGGTGAAAACATGATTTGGGCAGATAGAGCAGGCAATATTGGTTGGCAAACGGTGGGGATAGCGCCTATTCGCCGCCATTGGAGTGGTTTGGTGCCCGTGCCAGGAGATGGATCCTACGAGTGGGATGGTTATTTACCGATCATTGCAAAGCCCAATGTGTATAATCCACCAAGCGGGATGTTTTATACGGCCAACGCCAACGTGACGCCCAATGATTTTCCGTACATGGATGCCATAGGTTTTTCCTGGTCAGACCCCTATCGCCAAAGCCGCTTGGCTGAAATGCTCAATAATGGCAGACGGCATAGCCTGATGGATATGGCCAGCTACCAAACAGATTACCTTTCCATTCCTGCCCGACAAATCATTCCTTTGCTAAAGCCGCTTCAACTAAAAGCCGAAGCCTTGCAAAAGGCCCAGCAACTGCTCCTTGATTGGGATTTTCAATTGCAGCCACACTCCATTGCCGCGGGCATCTACAATGCCTGGGAAAAAAGCATTAGGGATAATATGGAGGAACTGTTGATCCCCGAAAAAGCCAGACCTTATGCTTCCCTGCAAATGAAAAAAATCATCGACCACCTGGTCCTACCTGATGGCCAATTTGGAGAAGATCCCATTGCCAGCCGCGACGCATTGCTAATCCGAAGTTTGGAAGAAGCCATTGCAGCTTTGCAAAAAAAGCTGGGAATGGACATGAACAAATGGCAATATGGCCAAGCTGCCTATAAGCATGTCACCTTGAAACACCCCATGAGCAATGCGCTGAAAGCTGATTTACGCAGCAAATTCGATGTGGGCCCGGCACCCCGGGGCGGAAATTCCCAGACGGTCAATAATACCAGCAGCAATGACAATCAAAGCCACGGCGCTTCCTTCCGCATTATCGTAGATACAGGCGACTGGGATGCCTGCCTGGCTGCCAATACCCCCGGCCAATCCGGTAACCCCGATCACCCCCATTATCGCAATTTATTCGACCTTTGGGCAAAAGATCGCTATTTCCCTTTGTTCTTTTCGAAGACCAAAGTAGAATCCGTATTGGAATATCGCATCAATCTTGTACCGAATTAA
- a CDS encoding gliding motility-associated C-terminal domain-containing protein, whose translation MRTALYLCNFLLSLVLPNLGWAQTNEGTTFWCGFMEHLDVNQNTKVAMITSKYSTSGTVSMPLMGWSQTFSVAANGVSLVTLPVYAETLGSEAVTSTGILIVSNDPVSVYIHQYFGMRSEATVVLPTNSIGNEYFMMTYEGVNRNGTVYPAEFLVVATQDDTNLSITVSDNTKQGRQAGTSFNIKLNTGQTYQVQAALGSGDLTGSYIKGDKDFTVFAGNKWTEVPHNCDARDNLLEQMYPLSTWGKIFVTVPNDKVAYDVFRVLASEDNTKVEVQENNSNRNYNLNRGQFVEYPSSKAAFISANKPIMVAQFNVGSGCNGHTLGDPSMVILNSAEQTRDTVTLYNSGFQNISENYINIISQTSDFDQIIFDGNYLMDLGITQGMVGPNNQFSYTRISVSDGAHTIISQGCGVIATAYGYGNVESYAYSGGASFSEINANPIPEGGCLNDTIFFDTGLSPARFSFSWDLGDGTKTNLPKFEHFYDGLGEYPVTLILTDNCLSKTDTLNRDLLVSLRQAVDASDLVEVCEGEEVQLSATDLDGARYEWQGPLNYFSEAQFPKITRSKPQMSGDYEVIGIVSGCATFPAYTPVIIHPAPLPDLGPDTLFCSRDFVFTLDPGDFNSYRWQDNSTADRYEVLDEGTYAVTVTTAYGCENADEVLLVEQCPTKLFVPNIFSPNDDHINDTFGPFATDIIRFRMKIFDRWGNLVFESFDLEQHWNGEWRNQPAPMGVYVWFIEMEGYLRDGSTFSQVKSGSVTLVR comes from the coding sequence GTGAGAACAGCTCTTTACCTTTGTAACTTCTTATTATCCCTTGTTTTGCCGAACCTTGGCTGGGCACAGACCAATGAAGGGACAACTTTCTGGTGTGGATTTATGGAGCATCTCGATGTCAACCAGAATACCAAAGTGGCCATGATTACGTCCAAATATTCGACCAGCGGTACCGTCAGTATGCCACTTATGGGTTGGAGTCAAACTTTTTCGGTAGCCGCTAATGGAGTAAGTTTAGTTACGTTACCTGTTTATGCTGAGACCTTGGGTTCCGAGGCGGTTACTTCAACAGGAATACTGATCGTTTCCAATGATCCAGTATCTGTCTATATTCACCAATATTTTGGGATGCGATCGGAAGCGACCGTTGTTTTACCGACTAATTCTATTGGAAATGAGTATTTTATGATGACCTATGAAGGCGTTAATCGGAATGGAACCGTTTATCCTGCCGAATTTTTAGTAGTCGCTACCCAAGATGATACCAATTTGAGCATTACGGTAAGCGACAATACAAAACAGGGAAGGCAGGCTGGCACTTCTTTCAACATTAAGTTAAATACGGGGCAGACCTACCAAGTGCAGGCGGCCCTTGGCTCGGGTGATCTCACCGGTTCCTATATCAAAGGAGATAAAGATTTTACGGTATTTGCCGGCAATAAATGGACAGAGGTTCCTCACAATTGTGATGCCAGGGATAATTTGTTGGAGCAAATGTATCCCCTATCTACCTGGGGAAAGATATTTGTCACCGTTCCCAATGATAAGGTTGCCTATGATGTGTTTAGGGTTCTGGCTTCCGAGGATAACACCAAAGTAGAGGTGCAAGAGAATAATAGCAATAGAAACTACAATTTAAATCGTGGGCAATTTGTAGAATATCCATCCTCTAAGGCTGCGTTTATTAGTGCCAACAAACCCATCATGGTGGCGCAATTTAATGTAGGTTCTGGTTGTAATGGGCATACGCTTGGAGATCCCTCTATGGTGATTTTAAACAGTGCAGAACAAACACGGGATACGGTCACCTTGTATAATTCAGGTTTCCAAAATATTTCAGAAAACTACATTAATATCATTTCCCAAACCAGTGATTTTGACCAAATTATTTTTGATGGAAATTACTTGATGGATCTGGGAATCACGCAAGGAATGGTTGGGCCTAATAACCAGTTTTCTTATACTCGAATCAGTGTGAGTGATGGGGCTCATACGATTATTTCTCAAGGTTGTGGTGTCATTGCGACAGCCTATGGGTATGGCAATGTAGAGTCCTATGCCTATAGCGGCGGGGCTAGTTTTAGTGAAATCAATGCCAATCCTATTCCAGAGGGGGGCTGCTTGAATGATACTATATTCTTTGATACGGGCTTGTCGCCTGCACGCTTTAGCTTTTCCTGGGATTTAGGAGATGGCACCAAAACGAATCTACCCAAGTTTGAGCATTTTTATGATGGATTGGGGGAATACCCCGTTACACTGATATTAACGGATAATTGTCTGTCAAAAACGGATACCCTAAACAGGGATTTGTTGGTTAGCCTTCGGCAGGCGGTTGATGCTAGCGATCTGGTGGAGGTTTGTGAGGGCGAGGAGGTACAATTATCGGCGACGGATCTGGACGGGGCCAGGTATGAATGGCAGGGGCCCCTCAACTACTTTTCGGAAGCGCAATTCCCAAAAATAACCAGGTCAAAACCTCAAATGAGTGGCGATTATGAGGTGATTGGCATTGTTTCGGGTTGTGCTACCTTTCCAGCCTATACGCCTGTTATCATTCATCCGGCTCCCCTACCCGATTTGGGCCCGGATACGCTTTTTTGTTCCAGGGATTTTGTCTTTACCTTGGATCCGGGTGACTTTAACAGTTACCGCTGGCAGGACAATTCGACGGCAGATCGTTATGAGGTGTTGGATGAAGGCACGTATGCAGTGACGGTGACAACGGCCTATGGCTGTGAAAATGCAGATGAAGTGTTGCTAGTGGAGCAATGCCCGACTAAGTTATTTGTACCTAATATTTTTAGTCCAAATGATGATCATATTAACGATACTTTCGGCCCTTTTGCCACGGATATCATTCGTTTTCGCATGAAAATATTTGATCGTTGGGGCAATTTGGTCTTTGAATCCTTTGACCTGGAGCAACACTGGAATGGTGAATGGCGAAACCAACCAGCGCCAATGGGAGTCTACGTTTGGTTTATTGAAATGGAGGGTTATTTGAGGGATGGTTCTACTTTTTCGCAGGTAAAATCTGGCTCGGTTACCTTGGTACGTTGA
- a CDS encoding phosphoribosylanthranilate isomerase — translation MQVKVCGMREPDNIQALLQLPIDYIGFIFHPKSPRFIGKVKLGDWVNKHLDAFGKIKRVGVFVNAEFEAILNAVHDYQLDYVQLHGNESAEYCQEIKSYWDITSMRSAQLIKAFSIDENFDFQITRAYERFCSLFIFDTKAKGDQFGGTGLQFDWSLLDKYQGMISYLLSGGIGEDDIKAIRQLNFKQMAGVDINSRFETKPGLKDIPKIQTFLAELNSSGQVNMVL, via the coding sequence ATGCAGGTAAAAGTTTGCGGAATGCGGGAGCCCGATAATATTCAGGCTTTGTTACAACTCCCCATTGATTACATCGGCTTTATTTTTCATCCTAAATCACCCCGCTTCATCGGGAAAGTGAAATTGGGAGACTGGGTCAATAAACATCTAGACGCTTTTGGTAAAATCAAACGAGTAGGCGTATTTGTCAATGCCGAATTCGAAGCCATACTCAATGCCGTCCACGACTATCAACTTGATTATGTCCAACTCCACGGCAATGAAAGCGCTGAATATTGTCAGGAAATTAAAAGTTACTGGGACATTACGTCCATGCGCAGTGCTCAGCTAATAAAGGCCTTTTCCATCGACGAAAACTTTGATTTTCAAATCACTCGTGCTTATGAGCGTTTTTGTTCTTTATTTATTTTTGACACCAAGGCTAAGGGCGATCAATTCGGAGGCACTGGCTTGCAATTCGATTGGTCTTTATTGGACAAATACCAAGGTATGATTTCTTATTTGCTGAGTGGCGGAATAGGAGAGGACGACATCAAAGCCATTCGACAATTGAATTTTAAGCAAATGGCAGGTGTCGATATAAATAGCCGTTTTGAAACAAAACCAGGATTAAAAGATATCCCCAAAATCCAAACGTTTTTAGCTGAACTCAACTCCAGCGGCCAAGTGAATATGGTTTTATGA
- a CDS encoding START domain-containing protein — translation MAINAQSTQDGAWSLVKENGKTRVYTRSNKDSKIKEVRIRTQMNVDFEHFIKVLSDVPKYNKWVYKGRNAKLLDQINDNEMYYFMESDFPFPLSDRDMVIHSRQWRDPVSKTYNSKSVAVPHYLPKDKKMVRLPMLEAYWKISPRPNGGIEIDYQALADPGGNLPAWLINLAITQGPIKTMEQLEALALEVAPASSAVGDDK, via the coding sequence ATGGCAATTAATGCTCAATCAACGCAGGATGGAGCTTGGAGCTTGGTGAAAGAAAATGGAAAAACCCGGGTTTATACCCGTTCAAATAAAGACTCTAAAATCAAGGAAGTTCGGATTCGAACCCAAATGAATGTAGATTTTGAACACTTCATAAAGGTGCTAAGTGATGTCCCCAAATACAATAAATGGGTATATAAGGGGAGAAACGCAAAACTACTGGACCAAATAAATGATAATGAAATGTACTATTTTATGGAGTCCGATTTCCCCTTTCCCCTCAGTGATCGCGATATGGTGATTCATTCCCGCCAATGGAGAGACCCCGTGTCCAAGACCTATAACTCTAAATCCGTTGCAGTACCACATTACCTCCCCAAAGATAAAAAGATGGTTCGCTTACCAATGTTGGAAGCCTATTGGAAAATTTCGCCCCGACCCAATGGCGGTATCGAAATTGACTATCAGGCCTTGGCCGACCCAGGCGGAAACTTGCCCGCCTGGCTCATCAACCTGGCCATCACCCAAGGCCCCATCAAAACGATGGAACAATTGGAGGCGCTAGCCCTTGAAGTGGCGCCTGCCTCTTCTGCGGTTGGAGATGATAAATAG
- the trpC gene encoding indole-3-glycerol phosphate synthase TrpC, with protein MTILDKIVRHKMTEVEQRKALFPVKLLEKSLFYTTPAVSLKKYLLREDKSGIIAEFKRRSPSQGDINPFAKVEQVTIGYMQAGASALSVLTDEHFFGGSSDDLKEARKFNFCPILRKDFVIDPYQIFEARSIGADVILLIAECLDAKQINVLAGLAKSLGLEVLLEVHSADQLAKLCPEIDVVGVNNRNLKDFSVSIQTSINLFDQIPSDFIKISESGINDPNVIVELRQVGFQGFLIGENFMKTPDPAKACRQFIERIKHIEDMLENAIA; from the coding sequence ATGACTATTTTAGATAAAATTGTTCGGCACAAGATGACAGAAGTGGAGCAACGAAAAGCGTTATTTCCTGTAAAATTATTGGAAAAAAGCCTCTTCTATACTACCCCTGCTGTCTCCCTGAAAAAATACCTTTTGCGCGAAGATAAATCGGGGATCATTGCCGAATTCAAGCGGCGTTCTCCTTCCCAAGGCGATATCAATCCCTTTGCGAAGGTTGAACAAGTAACGATAGGCTATATGCAAGCCGGCGCTTCTGCCTTATCGGTATTAACAGATGAGCATTTTTTTGGAGGGTCAAGCGATGATTTGAAAGAGGCCCGAAAATTCAATTTCTGTCCTATTTTGCGAAAAGATTTTGTCATCGATCCCTACCAAATCTTTGAAGCACGCTCAATCGGAGCAGATGTCATTTTGTTGATTGCAGAATGCCTGGATGCCAAACAAATCAATGTATTGGCAGGCCTGGCAAAGAGCCTGGGCCTCGAGGTTTTACTAGAGGTCCACTCGGCCGATCAATTGGCTAAACTCTGCCCGGAGATTGATGTCGTAGGGGTGAATAACCGGAATTTAAAAGATTTTTCGGTAAGCATTCAGACCTCTATTAATCTCTTTGACCAAATTCCGTCCGATTTCATCAAAATTTCTGAAAGTGGCATTAATGACCCCAATGTGATTGTAGAATTGCGACAAGTAGGCTTTCAGGGCTTTTTAATTGGCGAAAACTTTATGAAAACCCCTGATCCTGCCAAAGCTTGCCGCCAATTCATCGAACGAATTAAGCATATTGAAGATATGCTAGAAAATGCAATAGCTTAA
- the aroF gene encoding 3-deoxy-7-phosphoheptulonate synthase, translated as MIIQLEKNISKTEKRQLSEKLESIQFKATPVNTQFGTYLIGTGKVDFDIRGIGNLPGIKDIHRVSDDYKLVSRKWKVQDTVISVNEDLQIGTGHFSLMAGPCSIESEEQIAQTLAHLKKNGVKIMRGGVYKPRSSPYAFRGLGIDGLKMWYKMAKKAGIAIITEVMMVEQIESMLDYVDIFQVGARNSQNFNLLDALGEVDKPVLLKRGISGTLDELLQSAEYIFSHGNEKIILCERGIRTFETAYRNTMDINAIAMLKEKSHLPVIADPSHGIGVRAFVDKIALASVMAGADGVILEVHATPEKAFSDGQQTLNFDEADALFAKLRKTFRLREEF; from the coding sequence ATGATTATACAACTGGAAAAAAACATATCAAAGACAGAAAAACGCCAATTATCAGAAAAGCTGGAATCGATCCAGTTTAAGGCCACCCCCGTAAATACCCAATTTGGAACATACCTCATCGGTACCGGAAAAGTCGATTTTGATATTCGTGGCATTGGCAATTTGCCAGGTATTAAGGATATCCACCGCGTAAGTGATGATTACAAATTAGTATCTCGAAAATGGAAAGTGCAGGATACCGTGATATCCGTCAATGAAGATCTTCAAATCGGAACGGGGCATTTTTCTTTAATGGCGGGCCCATGCTCCATTGAATCGGAAGAACAGATCGCCCAAACCCTGGCTCACCTCAAGAAAAACGGCGTAAAAATTATGCGTGGTGGGGTGTACAAACCACGCAGCTCCCCTTATGCTTTCCGCGGCCTGGGCATCGATGGCCTGAAAATGTGGTATAAAATGGCCAAAAAAGCAGGGATTGCCATTATCACGGAGGTCATGATGGTCGAACAGATAGAATCCATGCTGGATTATGTTGACATCTTTCAGGTAGGTGCACGCAACTCCCAGAATTTCAATCTACTAGATGCACTGGGGGAAGTAGATAAACCGGTGCTTTTGAAGCGAGGTATATCCGGCACCCTGGATGAGTTGTTGCAGTCTGCTGAATACATATTTTCCCACGGCAATGAGAAGATTATCCTTTGCGAAAGAGGGATCCGAACCTTCGAGACAGCTTACCGCAATACCATGGACATCAATGCCATTGCCATGCTCAAAGAAAAATCGCATCTCCCCGTGATCGCAGACCCCTCTCATGGGATCGGCGTCAGGGCTTTCGTCGACAAAATCGCCTTAGCCAGTGTGATGGCCGGAGCTGATGGGGTGATCCTGGAAGTACACGCCACCCCCGAAAAAGCTTTCTCAGATGGCCAACAGACCCTTAATTTTGACGAAGCAGATGCGCTTTTTGCAAAATTGCGGAAGACATTTAGGTTGCGAGAGGAATTTTAA
- the trpB gene encoding tryptophan synthase subunit beta, producing MIAIDEKGYYGEFGGAYIPEMLHPNVEELRIHYLEIMQEASFQKEFQQLLKDYVGRPSPLYLASRLSEHYKTTIYLKREDLNHTGAHKINNTIGQILMAKRLGKTRIIAETGAGQHGVATATVCALMGIQCIVYMGSVDIERQAPNVSRMRMLGAEVRPATSGSQTLKDATNEAIRDWINNPVDTHYIIGSVVGPHPYPDMVARFQSVISEEMKWQLEEHTGKENPDLIIACVGGGSNAAGAFYHYLNEDSVRLIAVEAAGLGIHSGESAATSVLGTQGVIHGSRTLLMQTPDGQIIEPYSISAGLDYPGIGPLHAHLIKTGRAEAVSVTDDEALESAFFVTRLEGIIPALETAHAFSALDKIAFERDDVIVVCLSGRGDKDLNTYIKHLDRFSGIGKIN from the coding sequence ATGATAGCCATTGACGAAAAGGGATATTACGGTGAATTTGGCGGAGCCTATATTCCTGAAATGCTTCATCCCAATGTGGAAGAATTGAGAATCCATTATCTTGAAATAATGCAGGAAGCCTCTTTTCAAAAAGAATTTCAACAACTTTTGAAAGATTATGTTGGCAGACCTTCCCCATTGTACCTCGCCAGCCGCCTCTCCGAACATTACAAAACGACTATTTACCTTAAAAGAGAAGACCTTAACCATACCGGTGCCCACAAAATAAACAATACCATTGGCCAAATCCTCATGGCTAAAAGACTTGGTAAAACCCGGATCATTGCAGAAACAGGGGCAGGGCAACACGGCGTCGCAACGGCAACGGTCTGTGCCCTCATGGGCATTCAGTGCATCGTTTATATGGGCTCGGTTGACATCGAGCGGCAGGCGCCCAACGTGTCACGCATGCGCATGCTAGGCGCCGAGGTCCGCCCAGCCACCAGCGGCAGCCAAACCTTAAAAGATGCTACCAACGAAGCCATCCGGGATTGGATCAATAATCCGGTAGATACCCATTACATCATTGGCTCAGTCGTCGGACCCCATCCTTATCCGGATATGGTGGCCCGATTTCAATCGGTCATCAGCGAAGAAATGAAATGGCAATTGGAAGAACACACCGGTAAGGAAAACCCTGATCTGATTATTGCTTGTGTAGGAGGTGGCAGCAATGCTGCTGGTGCTTTTTACCATTACCTAAACGAAGATAGCGTCCGACTTATAGCCGTAGAAGCTGCCGGACTAGGGATTCACAGTGGCGAATCTGCAGCGACTAGCGTACTTGGCACTCAAGGCGTCATTCATGGTAGCCGCACCCTGCTGATGCAAACCCCTGACGGGCAAATCATTGAGCCCTATTCCATCTCTGCCGGCCTTGATTATCCCGGTATCGGCCCACTTCATGCCCATTTGATAAAAACAGGCAGAGCCGAAGCTGTTAGTGTTACCGATGACGAAGCCCTGGAATCTGCTTTTTTTGTAACCCGGCTAGAAGGCATTATCCCCGCCCTGGAAACCGCTCATGCCTTTTCGGCACTGGATAAAATCGCCTTTGAAAGGGATGATGTCATCGTCGTTTGTCTATCAGGACGCGGCGACAAAGATTTGAATACATATATTAAACACCTGGACCGGTTCAGTGGGATAGGTAAAATCAATTAA